Proteins from one Malaya genurostris strain Urasoe2022 chromosome 2, Malgen_1.1, whole genome shotgun sequence genomic window:
- the LOC131426925 gene encoding UDP-glucose 4-epimerase-like — MTGEQKGTVLVTGGAGYIGSHTVVSLLEAGYGVVALDNFTNSVNSAKNDSVALQRVEEITGKKITFYRCDLLDKDAVEAIFKAHNIDSVIHFAALKAVGESMTNPLLYYKNNMIGMINLLEVMDSYRIYKMVFSSSCTVYGEPETLPITEENPTGNVTNVYGRTKYFIEEMLKDAVSADPKWNIIALRYFNPVGAHKSGRIGEDPTKQFTNLMPYISQVATGKKDVLTIFGNDYNTPDGTGVRDYVHVMDLASGHVAALDKLDHMHLGLKMYNLGTGKGISVMELINTFERVNKVKIPYVIQERRAGDISAMYANATLAETELGWKAVHSVEEMCEDFWRWQQMNPNGYKSEQINGHH; from the exons ATGACTGGCGAACAGAAAGGCACAGTATTGGTCACAGGCGGGGCCGGTTACATCGGATCGCATACGGTAGTATCTTTACTCGAAGCCGGCTACGGTGTTGTGGCCCTCGACAACTTTACGAATTCAGTCAACTCCGCTAAGAACGACTCGGTAGCTTTGCAACGTGTTGAGGAAATTACGGGCAAGAAAATCACATTTTACCGCTGTGACCTTTTGGATAAAGATGCAGTAGAGGCTATATTTAAAGCGCACAACATCGACTCGGTAATACACTTTGCTGCACTGAAAGCCGTTGGTGAATCGATGACTAATCCTTTACTGTACTACAAAAATAATATGATTGGAATGATCAATCTGTTAGAGGTTATGGACAGTTACCGTATTTACAAAATGGTATTCTCAAGTTCATGTACAGTGTATGGAGAACCGGAAACATTGCCGATTACAGAAGAGAATCCTACCGGAAATGTGACCAATGTATACGGCCGGACCAAGTATTTTATCGAAGAAATGCTGAAGGACGCCGTGAGTGCAGATCCGAAATGGAACATAATCGCATTGCGATATTTCAACCCCGTTGGAGCTCACAAATCCGGCCGCATCGGTGAGGATCCTACAAAACAATTCACAAACTTGATGCCGTACATCAGCCAAGTTGCTACCGgaaaaaaggatgttctaactATTTTCGGCAACGATTATAACACACCTGATGGGACCG GCGTTCGAGATTACGTTCATGTGATGGATCTGGCCTCTGGACATGTTGCGGCGCTAGATAAGTTGGATCACATGCATTTAGGGCTGAAG ATGTACAACTTGGGAACAGGCAAAGGAATCTCGGTGATGGAATTAATAAACACTTTTGAGAGGGTGAATAAGGTGAAAATTCCATACGTTATTCAGGAACGACGGGCAGGAGACATCTCTGCTATGTACGCGAATGCTACTTTGGCGGAAACTGAGTTGGGTTGGAAGGCTGTCCACAGCGTTGAAGAGATGT gTGAAGATTTCTGGCGATGGCAACAGATGAATCCAAACGGGTACAAGAGTGAACAAATCAACGGTCATCATTGA